The following are encoded together in the Nyctibius grandis isolate bNycGra1 chromosome 5, bNycGra1.pri, whole genome shotgun sequence genome:
- the LOC137664083 gene encoding 26S proteasome non-ATPase regulatory subunit 8-like, with protein sequence MIQYLMEGSYNKVFLAKGNIPAESYNFFIDILLDTIRDEIAGCIEKAYEQILFAEATRILFFPTAKKMTDYAKKRGWVLAPNNYYSFSSHQHKPEEATIPSTELATQVIEYARQLEMIV encoded by the exons TACCTGATGGAGGGCAGCTACAACAAGGTGTTCCTGGCCAAAGGCAACATCCCGGCCGAGAGTTACAACTTCTTCATCGATATCCTGCTGGATACCATCCG GGACGAGATCGCGGGCTGCATCGAGAAGGCCTACGAGCAGATCCTCTTCGCCGAGGCCACCCGCatcctcttcttccccaccgCCAAGAAGATGACCGACTACGCCAAGAAG CGGGGGTGGGTCCTGGCCCCCAACAACTACTACAGCTTCAGTAGCCACCAGCACAAGCCCGAGGAGGCCACCATCCCCTCCACCGAGCTGGCCACCCAGGTCATCGAGTACGCCCGGCAGCTCGAGATGATCGTCTga